From Mya arenaria isolate MELC-2E11 chromosome 12, ASM2691426v1, the proteins below share one genomic window:
- the LOC128210459 gene encoding protein CEPU-1-like: MLSCRLSSSLDPNTVSVRRESSKDSFLTSGTRVLKHVNQIEVVKTYKSEWNLFIKSVTDSFAANYTCKADHQVLLSDVQLLILFAPKIDYSGISSPEEIVDEGGTVELTCAFTGEPLPKLTWFRGDVKQLTGITGSKLVMRDVKRYATDFYTCRGENSVSFEDYTINLIVKFHVEIDVMEKTIYVKRGGMFTLSCIAQGAPLYDAYWIDVHELKVKSSMWKYDFYSEPAGAHVPAKFVTLVTRTGTLTVFDFGTYTCEAKGEGTVARATVEVIEHKDSKEHVPHTSNGFN; this comes from the coding sequence ATGTTGTCGTGCCGTCTGTCTTCCAGTTTGGATCCCAACACGGTCTCGGTACGCAGGGAATCATCTAAGGACTCTTTCCTGACTTCCGGTACACGTGTTCTCAAACACGTGAACCAGATTGAGGTCGTCAAGACATACAAGAGTGAATGGAATCTTTTTATTAAGTCAGTCACAGACTCATTTGCAGCTAATTACACGTGCAAGGCGGACCATCAAGTGCTACTGTCAGACGTGCAGCTTTTGATCCTGTTTGCTCCGAAAATTGACTATAGCGGTATTAGCTCACCGGAAGAAATCGTCGATGAGGGTGGCACAGTGGAACTTACGTGCGCATTTACTGGCGAACCTTTACCAAAACTTACGTGGTTTAGGGGTGACGTCAAACAACTTACCGGCATCACGGGGAGTAAACTTGTTATGCGCGACGTCAAGCGTTACGCTACAGACTTCTACACTTGTCGTGGTGAGAATTCCGTCAGTTTCGAGGATTATACGATCAATCTTATCGTTAAATTTCATGTAGAAATTGACGTCATGGAAAAGACCATTTACGTCAAGAGGGGAGGTATGTTTACGCTCTCGTGTATTGCTCAGGGGGCACCGTTATACGATGCGTACTGGATTGATGTGCATGAGCTAAAAGTAAAATCGTCGATGTGGAAATACGACTTTTACTCGGAGCCGGCAGGCGCACATGTACCGGCTAAGTTCGTCACCTTGGTTACACGCACGGGTACCCTGACCGTTTTCGACTTCGGAACATACACGTGCGAGGCGAAGGGGGAGGGGACTGTTGCCAGGGCAACCGTTGAAGTCATTGAGCATAAGGATTCTAAAGAGCATGTACCACATACATCAAACggatttaattaa